CCCGCATGGGTTATCCGATGCATTACAACAACACGCAGGAAATCTGGGACGAATTGCGCCATCTGTGCCCGGACTTCTTCGGCGCCACCTACGAAAAAATGGGTGAGCTGGGCTACATCCAGTGGCCGTGTCGTGATACATCAGATGCCGATCAGGGCACGTCGTACCTGTTTAAAGAGAAGTTCGACACCCCGAGCGGGAAAGCGCAGTTCTTCACCTGCGACTGGGTTGCGCCAATGGATAAACTCAATGAGGAGTATCCGATGGTGCTCTCCACCGTGCGTGAAGTGGGGCACTACTCCTGTCGTTCAATGACCGGGAACTGTGCCGCCCTCGCCGCGCTGGCGGATGAACCCGGCTATGCACAAATCAACACCGCCGATGCCGCAAGGCTCGGTATTGAAGATGACGCGCTGGTGTGGGTCAACTCGCGCAAAGGCAAAATCATCACCCGTGCGCAGGTCAGCGACAGGCCGAATAAAGGCGCGGTCTACATGACCTACCAGTGGTGGATTGGTGCCTGTAACGAGCTGGTGACCGAGAACTTAAGCCCGATTACCAAAACGCCGGAGTATAAATATTGCGCCGTGCGCGTGGAGCCGATCGCCGATCAGCGCGCCGCCGAGCAGTATGTGATTGATGAATACAACAAGCTGAAAACCCGCCTGCGTGAAAGCGCAATGGGTTGATGAGGGTTGCTTATCTGCCAGACGGGGGCCATTCCACACTGCTTTGTGGCCCCCACAGAGGAAGAGGGCTTTAACATTCAGCGTTACTGAGAGTAGCGCTGAGTGCTTCAGCGCCTTAAAAATCTTCCAGTAGCTTTAACTGACTGAAAGTTAAAGGCCGGTAGAAAATATAGCCCTGGATCGCAATCCCACGATAGCGCTTTAGCTGTTCTAAATCGGTCTTTTTTTCCACACCCTCGCAGACGATATTGACGCCCAAAGGTTGCAGCATAGCCATCATCGACTGTAGGTGGCTCCAGCGGCCTGCATCGCTGCCGATATCTGCGATCATGCTGCGATCGATTTTGATGGTATCAAAGCGGAATACGTCGAGGCTGTCACGCGATAGGTTCCCGGCACCAAAATCATCCAGCGAGACGGTAAACCCGCATGATTTGGCGTATGCCAAACAGTGACGCCCGGCGACCAACTGCCGATGGGTCACGCGTTCGCTGATTTTGATATCAATACGCTGTGTCTCGATACCCTGTTCAACGCATTTTTGGTAGAGCTTTTTGATATAACTGAGGTCGTTTAGCAGCAAGGGGGAAAGGTTAAAGGCGAAATTTAGCTGCGCTTTCTTTTTTAACAACTGGCAAATATAGTCAAATATATAGTCAGTCACTTCATAGATCGCTCCACTACCCTCAGCGATTTCGATGACCTCCTGAGTAGAGAGCTGCGATCCTTCTTCGTTATAAAATGTTGTGAGAGCTTCGTAACGGAAGATATTTTTTCTGGAAAGATGGATAACAGGCTGGAAATTTGCGATTAATCGTAGCTTATTCCCAGAAATAGTTATTTCTTTGGTTATCATTTTTTTAATTTATCCATCAATGGCAGAAAGGGATTTTTCAGCTATGGTAATGATGTCTTGTGCATATTTTTTTGGACAATCTTACACACTCCATTTGAAAATCTGAAAATCGTTTTAAATGATCGATGAATGATTTTTGATAGTCCTAAGCTATCGTCGTTATCTTAATGATCGTTTAAATCTATTTTACATATTGACCTTTCTCCTTCACTTAGTTAAAATTCGCCGAAAAATCGCTCTGCACAAATAAAGACATCAACATTAATTTGTTGTTTTTCATGCTTTTTTATGTTTTCTGGGAATACTTATTAGAAGCATAAATACGTGGCTCTTTGTCATTTACTTTGATGATATGACGCCGAGTTTTGTTCAGTTTTTTTGATGGGACGATGACATGTATTTAACATGCGGGAATGATGAATTAAATATGACACCTCCATTTCAGGGAGGCGGTATTTTTTTATCATAAATATAAAGTGACATTTGATTTAAAGGTGCATTGAAAGTGACTCTTTATGCCTCTTCCGCAGCGAATGTTATTCGTTCTTTGCTTCAACACCCCTATGTTTTATCGGTATATACGAAAGATCTGCCTTACGTATTAAACGCCGATATAGCAGAGCTGGATATGACAACCAGCCGAATGATATTAAACGTTGAATATTCCGGAACGGATATTCAACAGTATCTACCGGACGATGAAATCAGTTTTGATCTTGAGGTGATAAAGGGCACGGAATTCCCCGAGCGAGAAACCTATAGCCTGAGTCATATTGCCGCAAGGTCACTTAAGACCGACACAATGCTGTACCGCCTCGAGTGCCAGCTTCCCGAGTCCATTTTTGCTACTGAAAAGCGTGGCGATGTTCGCATCCCCTTTATTCTCGGGATGCAGGCGCGAGTCAATATAGATGTTTATCACCATGCACTGAATATCTCCGGCAAGCTGAAAAACCTCTCCGTGGGCGGCTGCATGATCGAAATCGATCTGGTCGAAAGTATTGCCCTTGAAGTCGGGCAGATAATCCCCGGTATTACGCTGGCGTTTGCCAACGGAGAGCACTTTTTTGCCGAGGGCAAAATCCGCCATATTCGCCCCTTTGGCAGCAGCGGACATGCAGCTCTGGGCATCCAGTTTATGCATCTGCAACCCCCCGCTAGCGAAACGCTGTATTACTTCGTCAACGAGTCAGAAAGAGAAGCCGCCTTTCGCAGCGGCATGACCAGCAGCATGGTCTACCCCTCTCCGCTGTTTATTGCCGGAGCGAAGGAGAAGAAAATCTTGCAGCGAGAAAATGAAATTCGGGAAAAACGTACCCGCCAGACGCCAATGGAGCAGGGAGTCCAGGAAGTCGCCCATCGCCTACAGATTGGCCTGATGTATATGAAAAGCCAAAAAACTTTTCCCCATGAGATTTTCTACGACTGTGTGGACACACTGCTCTATCTGGTCAGGAAGGATCGCAAATCTCTTCTTTACGCTCTGGCTATTCTGCGCGACGAACCCGACTGGGTCAGGCAGGCGGTACAGGTCGCTGCAAAGCTGGCGGATATGATGCTGCTGCGCGACCCGCATAACTATGATATTCGTGAGGCGGTGCTGGGGGCGCTGCTGCACACACTGGGTAAACCCCTGCTGATTAGCGCAGACCTGCCGTCACTGAAGATCAATATGAATCCGGCACAGAAGACGATTCTACGCGGACATGTAGCGGCACTGCGTAGCAAGCTTGAGGCGTTAGGCTGGGAGCCTGCTCCGGTCTGTGCGGATGTGATCGACAACGCCAGCGAACGCCTGGACGGGGCCGGTTATCCGCAGGGAAAAACGGCGGCGCAGCTCTCGCAACTGGCCCAGTTGGTATCGATTATTAAAATGGTGAACAAGTTGGTGCATACCCGTAATGGCAGGCCGCCACGTTCGCCACTGGAGGCCTATCGCAAGCTCTACAATGCAGATAGCGCTTACGATCGCGAGACCGTGATTGAATATATTCAGACCTACGGCCTCTATCCGATTGGCAGCCTGGCTAAATACGCCGGGGGCTATCTCGGCTGGGTGGTGGATATTGAGAATAAAGGCAAGCCATGCAAGGTGCATATCGTCAAGAACCTGCGCTTCCCGGACACCAATATAAGTAGCATGATGTCTAAGGGCGATTTGGCCCAGCTCGGGAGACTGGAAAAAATAGTGAATCCCGCAGATTACGGGATTTCTGTAGTAAAAGAGTAAATCGGTGAGGCAAAAACCCCTCCATAAAGAAGGGGTTAAAAAGCTTACTGATCGGCAGTCTTATCAAATTTGCCGAGCATTTCGCGCTCGTAAGCCAGCGCTTTTTTGCGGTCAAACTTGTGTTCCCACTTGGCAATCACCAGCACCGCCAGCGCGTTACCCACCACGTTCAACGCAGTACGCGCCATATCGAGGATACGGTCAACACCGGCGATAAACGCCAGACCTTCCAGCGGAATACCGACGCTGCCAAGCGTTGCCAGCAGCACCACAAAGGAGACACCCGGAACACCGGCGATGCCTTTTGAGGTCACCATCAGCGTCAGCACCAGAATAATTTCCTGCCACAACGAGAGATCAATACCGTAGAGCTGCGCGATAAAAATCGCCGCGATGCTTTGATACAGCGTCGAACCATCGAGATTAAAGGAATAACCGGTCGGCACCACGAAGCTGGTGATCGACGCAGGCGCGCCGTAGGCTTCCATTTTTTCGATAATACGCGGCAACACGCTTTCGGAGCTGGCAGTGGAGTACGCCAGAATCAGCTCATCTTTCAGGATGCGAATCAAAATCCAGATGCTTAGCCCGCAGATGCGCGCCACCATACCCAGCACCACCAGCGCAAAGAACAGAATGGCGAAATAAACCAGGATCACCAGCTTCGCCAGCGGCCACAGCGAGGCAAAACCAAAGTTTGCCACCGTGACCGAGATCAGCGCAAACACGCCGACCGGCGCATAGCGCATCACCATATGGGTGACTTTAAACATGGTTTCGGAAATGGAGCGGAACACAGTGACCAGCGGTTCGCGGTGCGTCGCGGGCAGAGAAGAAAGCCCGAGGCCGAACAGCACCGAGAAGAAGATGATCGGCAGCATATCGCCTTTCGCCATCGACGCGATGATATTGGTCGGCACCAGCGAGAGAATCGTCCCCATCAGGCCGTGGGCGTGGCTTTGCACATCCGCGGTGGTGCTTTGGTATTTCGAAATATCCACCGTCGCCAGTTGCGACATATCAATGCCTGCGCCAGGCTGGAACACATTCGCCAGCGTAATACCCAGCACAATCGCAACCGTAGTGATCACTTCGAAATAGATGATGGTTTTCGCGCCGATACGACCAAGCTGTTTCGCGTCGCCAACGCCTGCAATACCCACGATCAGCGTGGAAATCACAATCGGCACGACGATCATTTTGATCAAATGGATAAAGATATCACCCGCCGGAGACAGGAGATTCGCAATCAGCCATTCGCGGCTGTCGCTTTGATAATGCAAGTAACTACCCAGAAGAATACCCAGCACCAGGGCCAGCAAAATCTGCCAGGCCAGGCTGACTTTCATGTTTTTCATAACTACAGACATCCTCAATGAAGCACCATTCCAGGCACAGGAACGACACATACTGAAAGGGTATGGATTGCGTCGCACGGTATTGCGGGGGTTTTTAACGCGCATTATCAGTATCATTTGCAGGGTGTAACGCGCAACCCTATACCGGGAGGGGGTTTGACTGATTTTTTAAGTAAAAACCGTCTTTTATTCCAGTTATTATCAATAACTATTTGTTATGCAAAACTTTTCACTCGCCTGAATTCCAATATTCACTCCCTGAAATTATTCGCCAGATTTTGTTCATTTGCGCGTTTTTTAATCGTAAGAAATGTCGTACTAACAATTCAGCAGCCAAATTTACTCTGCGCTTCTTTATTTATGAAGTGAATAATCAAGCAGAAAAATAATTAAGAGCCTATCGGTTCGACGGTGAATTTCATAGCGGTTAAATGAATGCGTGATCTATCGCGCAAATAATAAACAAACCGGGCAAAAGCCCTATGATTAACCTTCTTGTGACATATTATTAACATCTTACAAGGAGAGCAACCGCCATGAGCCAGATACATAAACACGCTATTCCCGCGAATATTGCGGAACGTTGCCTGATAAATTCTCAGCAGTATGAGTCCTGGTATCAGCAATCCATTACCGACCCAGACACGTTCTGGGGCGAGCAGGGCAAAATCCTCGACTGGATAACGCCTTATAAGAAGGTGAAAAACACCTCCTTCGCGCCGGGTAATATTTCAATTAAATGGTATGAAGACGGCACTCTGAACCTGGCCGCCAACTGCCTCGATCGTCACCTTGCCGAGCGCGGCGACCAGACCGCTATTATCTGGGAAGGCGATGACGCCAGCCAAAGCAAAAAAATCACCTACCGCGAACTGCACCGCGACGTGTGCCGCTTTGCCAATGTGCTGGTGGATCTCGGCATTAAGAAAGGCGATGTGGTGGCGATTTATATGCCGATGGTGCCGGAAGCGGCTGTGGCGATGCTTGCCTGCGCGCGCATTGGTGCAGTGCATTCGGTGATTTTCGGCGGCTTCTCGCCAGAAGCTGTCGCCGGGCGCATTATCGACTCGAACTCGCGCCTCGTGATCACTGCCGACGAAGGCGTGCGCGCGGGTCGTTCGATCCCGCTGAAGAAAAACGTCGATGACGCGCTGAAAAACCCCAACGTGAAGACCATCGAACATGTGGTGGTGCTGAAACGCACCGGCGGCAATATCGACTGGCAAGAGGGTCGCGACCTGTGGTGGAGCGCGCTGACGGAAAACGCCAGCGACCAGCATCAGCCGGTAGAAGTGGGCGCGGAAGATCCGCTGTTTATCCTTTACACCTCCGGCTCAACCGGCAAACCGAAAGGCGTGCTGCACACCACCGGCGGTTACCTGGTGTATGCCGCGTCGACCTTCAAATATGTCTTTGATTACCATCCGGGCGATGTTTACTGGTGTACCGCCGATGTCGGCTGGGTCACCGGCCACAGCTATTTGCTCTATGGGCCGCTGGCTTGCGGCGCGGTCACGCTGATGTTTGAAGGCGTGCCGAACTGGCCAACACCGGCACGTATGAGCCAGGTGGTCGACAAGCACCAGGTCAATATTCTTTACACCGCGCCGACGGCGATCCGTGCGCTGATGGCCGAAGGGGATAAAGCGATTGCCGGGACCGACCGCTCTTCGCTGCGTATCCTCGGCTCTGTGGGCGAGCCGATTAACCCGGAAGCCTGGGAGTGGTACTGGTCGAAAATCGGTAACGGTAAATGCCCGGTGATGGATACCTGGTGGCAGACGGAAACCGGCGGTTTTATGATTACGCCGCTTCCCGGCGCGACCGAACTGAAAGCCGGTTCCGCCACGCGCCCGTTCTTTGGCGTGCAGCCTGCGCTGGTGGATAACGAAGGCAACCCGCTGGAAGGGGCCACCGAAGGCAACCTGGTGATCACCGATTCCTGGCCGGGCCAGGCGCGGACGCTGTTTGGCGATCACGAACGCTTCGAGCAGACCTATTTCTCTACCTTCAAAAACAGATATTTCAGCGGCGACGGCGCACGTCGCGACGAAGATGGCTACTACTGGATAACCGGGCGCGTGGACGATGTGCTGAACGTTTCCGGTCACCGTCTGGGAACGGCGGAAATCGAATCGGCGCTGGTGTCACACCCGAAAATCGCCGAGGCCGCGGTGGTCGGTATTCCGCACAATATTAAAGGCCAGGCGATTTACGCTTACGTGACGCTGAATCACGGCGAAGAGCCTTCGCCGGAGCTTTATACCGATGTGCGCAACTGGGTGCGTAAAGAAATTGGCCCGCTGGCAACGCCAGATGTGCTGCACTGGACAGACTCACTGCCGAAAACCCGTTCCGGCAAAATCATGCGCCGAATTTTGCGCAAAATCGCCGCAGGCGATACCAGCAATCTTGGCGATACCTCAACGCTTGCCGATCCAGGCGTCGTGGAAAAACTGCTCGAAGAGAAGCAGGCCATTACCATGCCGTCGTAACCGAACAAATAACCCTTACCAACCTATATTCCCCAAAGGATTTCGTGTTGCAGGAAGGCGGCAAACGAGCACATCCCCAGGAGCATAGATAACTATGTGACTGGGGTGGGCGAGCGCAACCAACGCACCTGCGGCGCGAAAGACGAAGGGGAAACCTCTGGAGACCTGCGATGAATGAAAACCCCATTTATCAGCGGATAGAAAACAATGCGCATTTCAGGGAGTTAGTCGAAAAACGGCAACGGTTTGCCTTCCTTCTTTCTATCATCATGCTGATTATCTACGTCGGCTTTATTCTGCTTATCGCGTTTGCACCGACCTGGCTTGGCACGCCGCTGCATGCGGGTACCAGCGTCACGCGCGGCATTCCGATTGGTATTGGTGTGATTGTGATTTCGTTTGTGCTGACGGCGGTGTATGTCTGGCGAGCGAACAGTGAATTTGAACGTCTGACAAGAGCCGTGCTGAGCGAGGTAAACGCATCATGAAGAGAGTCCTGACGGCGCTTGCCGCCACACTTCCCCTCGCCGCCTTTGCCGCCGACCCGATTACCGGCGCGGTGGAACGCCAGCCGACCAACTGGCAGGCGATTATTATGTTCATTATTTTCGTCGCGCTGACGCTCTATATCACTTACTGGGCGTCGAAACGCGTGCGCTCGCGCAGTGATTACTACACCGCGGGCGGCAATATCACTGGTTTTCAGAACGGGTTGGCAATCGCCGGTGACTTTATGTCTGCCGCCTCGTTTTTGGGGATTTCCGCGCTGGTTTATACCTCTGGCTACGACGGGCTGATTTACTCCCTCGGCTTCCTGGTCGGCTGGCCGATAATCCTGTTTCTGATTGCCGAACGCCTGCGTAACCTCGGGCGCTATACCTTCGCCGATGTGGCGTCCTACCGCCTGAAACAAGGGCCGATCCGCACCCTTTCCGCCTGTGGTTCGCTGGTAGTGGTGGCGCTGTACCTGATTGCGCAAATGGTTGGCGCGGGCAAACTTATCGAACTGCTGTTCGGCCTGAATTACCACATCGCGGTGGTGCTGGTGGGCGTGTTGATGGTGATGTATGTGCTGTTCGGCGGCATGCTCGCCACCACCTGGGTACAAATTATCAAAGCCGTGCTGCTGCTGTTCGGCGCGAGTTTTATGGCCTTTATGGTGATGAAACACGTCGGCTTTAGCTTCAATAACCTGTTCACCGAAGCAATGGCGGTGCACCCGAAAGGCAATGCCATTATGAGCCCTGGCGGGCTGGTGAAAGACCCGATTTCGGCGCTGTCCCTCGGACTTGGGTTGATGTTCGGTACCGCAGGCTTGCCGCATATTCTGATGCGATTCTTCACCGTGAGCGATGCGCGTGAAGCGCGTAAAAGCGTGCTCTACGCCACCGGGTTTATGGGTTACTTCTACATCCTGACTTTTATCATCGGCTTTGGGGCCATCATGCTGGTGGGCGCGAACCCGGCGTTTAAAGACGCGGCGGGCGCGCTGATTGGCGGTAACAATATGGCGGCGGTGCATCTGGCTGATGCAGTGGGCGGCAACTTGTTCCTCGGCTTTATCTCCGCCGTGGCCTTCGCCACCATTCTGGCGGTGGTTGCGGGCCTGACACTGGCGGGCGCATCGGCGGTGTCCCACGATCTGTATGCCAACGTGTTCCGCAAAGGTGCCACCGAACGCCAGGAGCTGAAGGTGTCGAAAATCACCGTGCTGGTGCTCGGTGTGGTCGCCATCTTGCTGGGGATTTTGTTCGAGAACCAGAACATCGCCTTTATGGTCGGCCTGGCCTTCTCCATTGCGGCGAGCTGTAACTTCCCGATCATTCTGCTCTCGATGTACTGGTCGAAACTGACCACGCGCGGCGCGATGATTGGCGGCTGGCTCGGTCTGCTGACAGCGGTGATTTTGATGATCCTCGGCCCAACGATTTGGGTGCAGATCCTCGGTCACGCTACCGCCGTGTTCCCGTACGAATACCCGGCGCTGTTCTCCATTGCCGTGGCGTTTATCGGCATCTGGATTTTCTCCATTACCGATAACTCCGAAGCCGGTAACCGCGAGCGCGATCTGTTCCGCGCGCAGTTTATCCGCTCGCAAACCGGGATTGGTATCGAAAAGGGTCACGTACATTAATCTCTGCCCCGGTCAGTAATGGCCGGGGATCACACTTTCCCACCTCCGTTGTAGGCAACGCCCGCCATCGCGCTACAGTATCCCCATCAAATTGAAACGTTGTTTTTATTACTTCAGCACGTTAATTCATTAGAGAGGATGCGATGAAAAAATATGCGTTAGTTGGCACCGGCGGGCGTGCCGGACTCTATATTTCCGCTATCGGCGGGCAGTGGCAAGCGACGGCCCGCATGGTGGCGTTTTGCGACAGTAACCAGACACGCATGGATTACGCCAACCAACTGCTGTTGCAGGAAGGTGCGGCGGCGGTGCCCACCTGGAAAGCGGCGCAGTTTGAAGAGATGATCCGCGAAACGCGCCCGGACACAATTATCGTCACGACCATGGACAGAACCCATGACGACTATATTGTGCGCGCACTGCACGCAGGCTGCGATGTGATCACCGAAAAACCGATGACCATCGATGAGCAGCGCGCGCTGCGCATTCTTGATGCCATTGAACAGACCGGAAAAACGGTGCGCGTGGCCTTCAATTACCGTTATGCGCCGCACCACAGCAAAGTGCGCGAACTGCTGATGAACAACACCATCGGCGAGGTCTATTCGGTACATTTCGAATGGCTTTTGAATACCGAACACGGCGCGGACTATTTCCGCCGCTGGCACCGGGAGAAGCGCAATAGCGGCGGGCTGCTGGTGCATAAATCAACCCACCATTTTGATCTGATGAACTTCTGGCTGGGCAGTTATCCGCAGCGGGTTTACGCCGAAGGCGGGCTGCGCTTCTACGGGAAAGAGAATGCGGAAAAACGCGGCGTGACCCAGTTTTACCCGCGCGCGCACGGTTATGCCGCCGCCCAGGATGACCCGTTTGCGCTCAAGATGGCGGATAATCCGCAGCTAAAAGCGCTCTATCTGGATGCGGAGCACGAAGATAATTACTGGCGCGATCAGAGCGTATTCAGCGATGGCATTACCATTGAGGACACCATGTCGGTGCTGGTGAAATACCAGAACCAGTGCCAGTTGAGCTACTCGCTGAATACGTATTTGCCGTGGGAAGGATTAAACGTGGTGTTTAACGGCAGCCTTGGGCGGCTTGAGATGAAAATCGTTGAGAAATCCTATGTGAATGCGGGCGGCGAGCGCGCCAATGAAGGCAGTCTCGAATCCTGTGATATCACCGTTTTCCCGATGTTTGCCGCGCCGTGGAAAGCGGATTTCACCCTCGGTGAAGGTGGGCACGGCGGCGGCGATAACGCCATGCTGGCGGATTTGTTTGGTCAACCTGGCAATGACCCGCTAAAACGCGCCGCCGATCACCGCGCCGGTGCTATGTCGATTCTGACCGGCATTGCCGGGAATATCTCCATGCAGCAGCAGCGCCCGGTGAATTTTAGTGAATTTGAACTGGTCGCCCGGCTGAAAAAACAGTGACTACCCACCCGCCCCGCGGCCATTAGCGGGGCAAAAACCCCAATGCCGTAAACGAATTGGTCAAAAAAAGATCACAACCATCTTTTCTACACAATGAATGCAGTACACTCGCCGCAGGCCTGGTTCAAAGGAACAGTTATGGACATCCGGACGCTGCGTTATTTTGTGGAGGTAGTGCGCCAGCAAAGTTTTACCCGTGCGGCGGAACGGTTATTCGTCACCCAGCCCACGATCAGCAAGATGCTGAAAAACCTTGAAGATGAACTTCATTGCACATTGCTTATTCGTGATGGACGCAAATTATTGCTCACCGATACCGGGCGCGTGGTTTATGAGCGCGGGGTGGCGATCCTCACGGAATTTCGCCAACTGGAAGCAGAACTCGAAGATATCAACCAACTGGATAAAGGCGTGCTGCGACTCGGCATTCCGCCGATGGTCGGCATGTTAATCGCCGGGCCAATCAGCCTGTTTCGCCAGCGCCACCCCGGCATAGAGTTGAAAATCTCCGAGTTTGGCGGCCTGAGCGTGCAACAAGCAGTGAGCAATGGCGAGCTGGATCTGGCGATGACGGCGCTACCGGTTGAGGATGAGAGCGGCCTGGCAACCTTACCGCTCTTTAGCCACCCGCTGTGCGTGCTGGTGCCGCGCTCCGGCGACTGGCTCAAGCGTGAAGCGGTAACGCCGGAGGAACTCGCCGAACATGCATTGCTGATTTATAACGAAGATTTCGCCCTGAGCCGCCAGTTGATGCGGTTGTTTACCCGGCACGGCGTGAAGCCGCGTATTGCGGTGCGCAGCGGGCAGTGGGATTTTCTCGCCGCGATGGTGCAGGCAGGCGTCGGGATTGCGATTTTGCCGGAGCCGATTTGCCAGCGGCTGGATGAGCGTACCCTGCGCTGGATCCCATTGCAGAGCGATCTGCGCTGGCAGTTAGGGATGATTTGGCGCGAAGGCAGTTATTTGTCACACAGCGCAAAAGCGTGGCTGATGTGTTGTGAGGGGTTTTGGTTACAGGTGCCAGGCGATTAATTGCCGGATGGCGCAGTTCACAGCCGCCATCCGGCAAAGATCGTTTATTTGTTCTCAATCAACAGCGCTTCCAGTAAATCGAGATCGTGAAGCATTTTTTGTAGCGTCTCATTGCTGATCTGCCGGGTCGCACGTAAATGGTACAGCTCGGCGCGTTCGGCACGCAGCGCCGCAAGGCGAAAGCGGCGTTCGAGGTTCTCTTCCTGGAGCGAACTGTCGATATTATTGCGCCCGTCGGCGCGGCGTCGCAGGTTACCGATGACCCGAGAACTGACTTCGGTCAGCAGTTGATTATCAATATTCTCTTCGGTGTCGGCCGCCAGGCGCTCTTCCATTTTCTGAATAGCCACAATCGCCACATCGGCGGTTGCTGCACGCGCCATCCGCTCCTCTTTATGTTGCAAAGCGTGGTCGCGCACCTCAATGTGCTGCAACAGCGCGGGCAGTGCGATAACGCCAACGAACAGCGAGAACAGGATCACTCCGGCCGCCAGGAACACCAGTTCATAACGCGCCGGGAAGACATCACCGCCCGGCAACAGCAGCGGAATCGAGAGCACACCGGCAAGGGTGATCGCCCCACGTACCCCGGCGAAGGTGGCAATCAGCAGTTCGCGGTTGCTCCATGCACCAAACTCCATCGGTTTTTTGGTGAGGAAACGGCGGCTGAAATTTTTCATCGTCCACAGCCAGCCGAAACGCACCAGCATCAGCGCGGCATAAATCAGCACGATATCCGTAAACAACATCCAGGTTTCCACGTTCGGATCGGCTTCAGCCGCCACCAGAGAGGTCTCCAGAATGCCCGGCAGTTGCAGGCCCAACAGCAGGAACA
The nucleotide sequence above comes from Kosakonia sp. H02. Encoded proteins:
- a CDS encoding Gfo/Idh/MocA family oxidoreductase, whose protein sequence is MKKYALVGTGGRAGLYISAIGGQWQATARMVAFCDSNQTRMDYANQLLLQEGAAAVPTWKAAQFEEMIRETRPDTIIVTTMDRTHDDYIVRALHAGCDVITEKPMTIDEQRALRILDAIEQTGKTVRVAFNYRYAPHHSKVRELLMNNTIGEVYSVHFEWLLNTEHGADYFRRWHREKRNSGGLLVHKSTHHFDLMNFWLGSYPQRVYAEGGLRFYGKENAEKRGVTQFYPRAHGYAAAQDDPFALKMADNPQLKALYLDAEHEDNYWRDQSVFSDGITIEDTMSVLVKYQNQCQLSYSLNTYLPWEGLNVVFNGSLGRLEMKIVEKSYVNAGGERANEGSLESCDITVFPMFAAPWKADFTLGEGGHGGGDNAMLADLFGQPGNDPLKRAADHRAGAMSILTGIAGNISMQQQRPVNFSEFELVARLKKQ
- a CDS encoding LysR family transcriptional regulator, which produces MDIRTLRYFVEVVRQQSFTRAAERLFVTQPTISKMLKNLEDELHCTLLIRDGRKLLLTDTGRVVYERGVAILTEFRQLEAELEDINQLDKGVLRLGIPPMVGMLIAGPISLFRQRHPGIELKISEFGGLSVQQAVSNGELDLAMTALPVEDESGLATLPLFSHPLCVLVPRSGDWLKREAVTPEELAEHALLIYNEDFALSRQLMRLFTRHGVKPRIAVRSGQWDFLAAMVQAGVGIAILPEPICQRLDERTLRWIPLQSDLRWQLGMIWREGSYLSHSAKAWLMCCEGFWLQVPGD